The Stappia sp. genome window below encodes:
- the trxA gene encoding thioredoxin: protein MSNDGFSVGGSFGGSFGGGMSGGGQPAGPSGGAAAGDVVKDVTTQTFMSDVIEASRTTPVLVDFWAPWCGPCKQLTPVIEKTVRDARGAVVLAKMNIDDHPEVAGQLGIQSIPAVIAFKDGQPVDGFMGVQPESQIKAFIERVAGPVAPSDFDQTLAAAQAAQEAGDMPRAAELYGAALALEPQNVKALGGLAQAYVALDALDRAKEILALAPADKANEPALAAARAAIELAEQAENLGDLAELEARIASDPGDHQARFDLAVALGSGAQKEQAVDHLIEIVRRDREWNEDGARKQLLQFFEAWGPKEPATSYGRRKLSSVLFR from the coding sequence ATGAGCAATGACGGCTTTTCGGTCGGAGGCAGCTTCGGCGGCAGTTTCGGCGGTGGCATGAGCGGCGGCGGCCAGCCGGCCGGCCCCTCCGGCGGCGCGGCGGCGGGCGACGTCGTCAAGGATGTCACCACCCAGACCTTCATGAGCGATGTCATCGAGGCGTCGCGCACCACGCCGGTGCTGGTCGACTTCTGGGCGCCCTGGTGCGGCCCCTGCAAGCAGCTCACCCCGGTGATCGAGAAGACCGTGCGCGACGCGCGCGGCGCCGTGGTGCTCGCCAAGATGAACATCGACGATCACCCGGAAGTGGCGGGCCAGCTCGGCATCCAGTCGATCCCGGCCGTGATCGCCTTCAAGGACGGGCAACCGGTCGACGGCTTCATGGGCGTGCAGCCCGAAAGCCAGATCAAGGCCTTCATCGAGCGCGTCGCAGGTCCGGTGGCGCCGAGCGATTTCGATCAGACGCTGGCCGCGGCGCAAGCCGCGCAGGAGGCCGGCGACATGCCGCGTGCGGCGGAGCTCTATGGCGCGGCGCTTGCGCTGGAGCCGCAGAACGTCAAGGCGCTTGGCGGGCTCGCGCAGGCCTATGTCGCGCTCGACGCGCTCGACCGGGCGAAGGAAATCCTGGCGCTGGCGCCGGCGGACAAGGCCAACGAGCCGGCGCTCGCGGCGGCGCGCGCGGCCATCGAACTCGCGGAACAGGCGGAAAATCTCGGCGATCTCGCCGAACTGGAAGCCCGGATCGCCTCCGATCCGGGCGATCATCAGGCCCGCTTCGATCTGGCCGTGGCGCTGGGCTCCGGCGCGCAGAAGGAACAGGCGGTCGACCATCTGATCGAGATCGTGCGTCGCGACCGCGAGTGGAACGAGGACGGGGCGCGCAAGCAGCTTCTGCAGTTCTTCGAGGCCTGGGGGCCGAAGGAGCCGGCGACCAGCTACGGCCGGCGCAAGCTGTCGTCGGTGCTGTTCCGCTAA